One Roseomonas sp. OT10 DNA window includes the following coding sequences:
- a CDS encoding DUF1993 domain-containing protein has protein sequence MATSFYELSVPTFLQTVRAVAGFLDRASRHCAETGADPDEFVGARLYDDMAPFHFQIEAAWHHAVWGLEAARTGVFEPPGLVGPVPFAELQAMMGRAAAALEAYTPDEVNGWAARDLDLQIGPRRLAFTSETLILSFSLPNVHFHAVTAYDILRSRGVPIGKRDYEGRLRTRPA, from the coding sequence ATGGCGACGTCATTCTACGAACTCAGCGTGCCGACCTTCCTGCAGACCGTGCGCGCCGTTGCGGGCTTCCTCGACCGCGCGAGCAGGCACTGCGCCGAGACGGGCGCCGACCCGGATGAATTCGTCGGGGCCCGGCTCTACGACGACATGGCACCCTTCCACTTCCAGATCGAAGCGGCCTGGCACCATGCCGTGTGGGGGCTGGAGGCCGCGAGGACAGGCGTATTCGAGCCGCCCGGCCTGGTCGGGCCGGTCCCCTTCGCGGAGCTGCAGGCCATGATGGGCAGGGCGGCAGCGGCGCTGGAGGCGTACACCCCCGACGAGGTCAACGGCTGGGCGGCCCGCGACCTGGACCTTCAGATCGGCCCGCGGCGCCTAGCCTTCACGTCGGAGACCCTGATCCTCTCGTTTTCGCTGCCCAACGTCCATTTCCATGCCGTCACCGCCTACGACATCCTGCGCTCGCGGGGCGTGCCGATCGGCAAGCGCGACTATGAGGGGCGGCTGCGCACCCGCCCGGCATAG
- the maiA gene encoding maleylacetoacetate isomerase → MRLHGYFRSSAAWRVRIALNLKGLAADQVSHHLRHGGQRDPAYLRLNPQGLVPALETGSGAVLTQSLAICEWLEEVHPAPPLLPGSPEQRARIRAFALAIACDIHPVQNLKVLTRLRALGLGKEQVQGWARQTIEEGLAACEALLDGQPGPFCFGDTPTLADLCLVPQLGNARRFGADLSPVPRLRAAEAACAALPAFQAAVPELQEDAEQGDATR, encoded by the coding sequence ATGCGCCTGCACGGCTACTTCCGCTCCTCCGCCGCCTGGCGCGTGCGGATCGCGCTGAACCTCAAGGGGCTGGCGGCGGACCAGGTCTCCCATCACCTGCGCCATGGCGGCCAGCGCGACCCGGCCTATCTGCGGCTGAACCCGCAGGGGCTGGTACCGGCCCTGGAGACGGGGTCCGGGGCGGTGCTGACCCAGTCCCTCGCCATCTGTGAGTGGCTGGAGGAGGTCCACCCCGCGCCGCCGCTGCTGCCGGGGTCGCCGGAGCAGCGGGCACGCATCCGCGCCTTCGCCCTGGCCATCGCCTGCGACATCCACCCGGTGCAGAACCTGAAGGTCCTGACCCGGCTGCGCGCGCTGGGGCTGGGGAAGGAACAGGTGCAGGGCTGGGCCCGCCAGACCATCGAGGAGGGGCTGGCCGCCTGCGAGGCGCTGCTCGACGGCCAGCCCGGCCCCTTCTGCTTCGGCGACACCCCGACACTCGCCGATCTCTGCCTGGTGCCGCAGCTCGGCAATGCCCGGCGCTTCGGGGCCGACCTGTCGCCCGTTCCGCGCCTCCGCGCGGCCGAGGCGGCCTGCGCCGCCCTGCCCGCCTTCCAGGCCGCCGTGCCGGAGCTTCAGGAGGATGCGGAGCAGGGCGACGCGACCCGGTGA
- a CDS encoding cupin domain-containing protein translates to MNQTAREPLRCRVPAVATVQADNERVRVTRWDFPPGAETGWHRHGWAYVVVPVTDGTMTLELPGGQTGSATIRAGIAYDRLAGVEHNVINEGDTPFAFVEIEMKGLPG, encoded by the coding sequence TTGAACCAGACCGCCCGCGAGCCGCTGCGCTGCCGCGTCCCCGCCGTCGCCACCGTGCAGGCGGACAACGAGCGTGTCCGGGTCACGCGCTGGGACTTTCCGCCGGGGGCGGAGACGGGCTGGCACCGCCATGGCTGGGCCTATGTCGTGGTGCCGGTGACGGACGGCACCATGACGCTGGAGCTGCCGGGGGGCCAGACGGGCTCCGCCACCATCAGGGCCGGCATCGCCTATGACCGCCTGGCCGGGGTGGAGCACAACGTGATCAACGAGGGCGACACGCCCTTCGCCTTCGTCGAGATCGAGATGAAGGGCCTGCCCGGCTGA
- a CDS encoding Bug family tripartite tricarboxylate transporter substrate binding protein, which yields MTDVALRRRSLLATAAALGLPSGLLLDRAASAAAYPDRTIRWIVAYAAGGGTDTLARLVGAELSRRLKQPIVVENRPGAATNIGAEAAAKAAPDGYTIFSADNGTLVFNTGLFQRLPYEPERDFRPIGLLARFPLFLAVAPNFPAQSARELIERAKAAPGTIDMASPGIGSPHHLAMERLSREAGLRFSHVPYRGAAPALNDMLAGTVPAMVIDYPSGAEYLRTGRIRALAVLSKTRLEDLPDVPTVQEAFGLQGFEAYAWQGVVAPKAVPDDVAAVLTRELGATMQEPAIRRRLAEIGLEPLTGGPAEFQALLAAERATWLPLIRDLGIKLD from the coding sequence ATGACCGACGTCGCGCTCCGTCGCCGCTCCCTGCTCGCCACCGCCGCGGCCCTCGGCCTGCCGTCCGGCCTGCTCCTGGACCGTGCCGCCTCGGCCGCCGCCTATCCGGACCGCACTATCCGCTGGATCGTCGCCTATGCGGCCGGCGGCGGCACCGACACCCTGGCCCGGCTGGTGGGCGCGGAGCTGTCGCGGCGGCTGAAGCAGCCGATCGTCGTCGAGAACCGCCCCGGCGCCGCGACCAACATCGGCGCCGAGGCCGCCGCCAAGGCCGCGCCCGACGGCTACACCATCTTCAGCGCGGACAACGGCACGCTGGTCTTCAACACCGGCCTGTTCCAGCGCCTGCCCTACGAGCCGGAGCGCGACTTCCGCCCGATCGGCCTGCTGGCGCGCTTCCCGCTCTTCCTCGCCGTCGCGCCGAACTTCCCGGCGCAGAGCGCGCGCGAGCTGATCGAGCGGGCCAAGGCCGCGCCGGGGACGATCGACATGGCCTCGCCCGGCATCGGCTCGCCGCACCACCTCGCCATGGAGCGCCTGTCGCGCGAGGCGGGGCTGCGCTTCAGCCACGTCCCCTATCGCGGCGCGGCACCGGCGCTGAACGACATGCTGGCCGGCACCGTTCCCGCCATGGTGATCGACTACCCCTCGGGCGCCGAGTACCTGCGCACCGGCCGCATCCGCGCCCTGGCCGTGCTGTCGAAGACCCGGCTGGAGGATCTGCCCGACGTGCCCACCGTGCAGGAGGCGTTCGGCCTGCAGGGCTTCGAGGCCTATGCCTGGCAGGGCGTGGTGGCGCCGAAGGCCGTGCCCGACGACGTCGCGGCCGTGCTGACGCGCGAGCTGGGCGCCACGATGCAGGAGCCGGCGATCCGCAGGCGGCTGGCCGAGATCGGGCTGGAGCCGCTGACCGGTGGCCCGGCCGAGTTCCAGGCCCTGCTGGCGGCGGAGCGCGCCACCTGGCTGCCGCTGATCCGCGACCTGGGCATCAAGCTCGACTGA
- the hmgA gene encoding homogentisate 1,2-dioxygenase yields MNVTLRPGLAAGTTPAANETAYLSGFGNGFETEALPGALPVGRNSPQRCAYGLYAEQLSGSPFTAPRASNERSWLYRIRPTVAHWGRFERVDPGLWRTAPCAEVELPPAPLRWDPIPLPEAPTSFLEGIRTVTTAGDAGSMAGLAASIYLATRSMTDEVFYNADAEMLFVPQQGALRLWTEFGIIDIAPGEIAVIPRGVKLRVELPAGPARGYLCENYGGAFTLPERGPIGANCLANPRDFLTPVAAYEDRDAPTQLTVKWGGALWRTELPHSPLDVVAWHGNYAPYKYDLRRYSPVGPVLFDHADPSIFTVLTSPSETPGTANIDFVIFPERWMVAENTFRPPWYHMNVMSEFMGLIEGVYDAKTGGGFVPGGFSLHNTMLPHGPDMAAFEAASAVELKPHKLENTLAFMFETRFPQKVTRFAAEAPQLQQAYGDYGLGLHRHFDPKRA; encoded by the coding sequence ATGAACGTCACGCTTCGCCCCGGCCTCGCCGCGGGCACCACCCCGGCGGCGAACGAGACCGCCTACCTGTCCGGCTTCGGCAACGGCTTCGAGACGGAGGCGCTGCCCGGCGCCCTGCCGGTCGGGCGCAACTCGCCGCAGCGCTGCGCCTACGGGCTCTATGCCGAGCAGCTCTCGGGCTCGCCCTTCACCGCGCCGCGCGCCTCCAACGAGCGCTCCTGGCTCTACCGCATCCGTCCCACCGTGGCGCATTGGGGCCGCTTCGAGCGGGTCGATCCCGGCCTGTGGCGCACCGCGCCCTGCGCCGAGGTGGAGCTTCCGCCCGCCCCGCTGCGCTGGGATCCGATCCCGTTGCCCGAGGCGCCGACCTCCTTCCTGGAGGGCATCCGCACCGTGACCACCGCGGGCGATGCGGGGTCCATGGCCGGCCTGGCGGCCTCCATCTATCTCGCCACGCGCTCCATGACCGACGAGGTCTTCTACAACGCGGATGCGGAGATGCTGTTCGTGCCGCAGCAGGGGGCGCTGCGGCTGTGGACGGAGTTCGGCATCATCGACATCGCGCCCGGCGAAATCGCCGTGATCCCGCGCGGCGTGAAGCTGCGGGTGGAGCTGCCGGCCGGTCCGGCGCGCGGCTACCTGTGCGAGAACTACGGCGGCGCCTTCACCCTGCCGGAGCGCGGCCCGATCGGCGCCAACTGCCTGGCCAACCCGCGCGACTTCCTCACCCCCGTCGCGGCCTATGAGGACCGCGACGCGCCGACGCAACTGACGGTGAAGTGGGGCGGCGCGCTGTGGCGGACGGAGCTGCCGCATTCGCCGCTCGACGTGGTGGCGTGGCACGGCAACTACGCGCCCTACAAGTACGACCTGCGCCGCTACTCCCCGGTCGGGCCGGTGCTGTTCGACCATGCCGACCCCTCGATCTTCACCGTGCTCACCTCGCCCTCCGAGACGCCAGGCACGGCCAACATCGATTTCGTCATCTTCCCGGAGCGCTGGATGGTGGCGGAGAACACCTTCCGCCCGCCCTGGTACCACATGAACGTCATGAGCGAGTTCATGGGGCTGATCGAGGGCGTCTACGACGCCAAGACCGGCGGCGGCTTCGTGCCCGGCGGCTTCTCCCTGCACAACACCATGCTGCCGCACGGCCCGGACATGGCCGCCTTCGAGGCGGCGAGCGCGGTGGAGCTGAAGCCGCACAAGCTGGAGAACACGCTCGCCTTCATGTTCGAGACGCGCTTCCCGCAGAAGGTGACCCGCTTCGCCGCCGAGGCGCCGCAGCTCCAGCAGGCCTATGGCGATTACGGGCTCGGCCTGCACAGGCATTTCGATCCGAAGCGCGCGTGA
- the fahA gene encoding fumarylacetoacetase has protein sequence MTTPDATHDPSRRSWVASANGHPDFPIQNLPLGVFSPPGGTPRGGVAIGDAILDLPAAAALLDGAAREAAELAAAPALNDLLALGAGPRQALRAQLSALLAEGSPHRAALEPLLHRAADCTMHLPTRIGDYTDFYVGIHHATNVGKVFRPDNPLLPNYKHVPIGYHGRASSVRVSGTPVRRPRGQLKGPEDAAPRHAPCERLDYELELAVWIGPGNPLGEPIPVGEAAAHVAGYGLLNDWSARDIQAWEYQPLGPFLAKNFGSTVSPWIVTPEALAPFRIPQPARPEGDPAPLPYLLDAADQRQGGFDLALEVSILTPAMRAAGMAPHRLALSNARHMYWTVAQMVTHHASNGCDLNPGDLLGSGTISAPEREGCGSLLETTRGGREPVALPSGETRRFLEDGDEVILTARATRAGAVPIGFGACRAAILPAA, from the coding sequence ATGACGACGCCCGACGCCACGCACGACCCGTCGCGCCGCTCCTGGGTGGCCTCCGCGAACGGCCACCCGGACTTCCCGATCCAGAACCTGCCGCTGGGCGTCTTCTCGCCGCCCGGCGGCACGCCCCGCGGGGGCGTCGCGATCGGCGATGCCATCCTCGACCTGCCCGCCGCCGCCGCGCTGCTCGACGGCGCGGCACGGGAGGCGGCGGAGCTGGCGGCCGCCCCGGCGCTGAACGACCTGCTCGCCCTCGGCGCCGGGCCGCGCCAAGCGTTGCGCGCGCAGCTCTCCGCCCTGCTGGCGGAGGGGAGCCCGCACCGCGCGGCGCTGGAGCCGCTGCTGCACCGGGCGGCGGACTGCACGATGCACCTGCCCACGCGGATCGGCGACTACACCGACTTTTACGTGGGCATCCACCACGCCACCAATGTCGGCAAGGTGTTCCGCCCGGACAACCCGCTCCTGCCGAACTACAAGCACGTCCCCATCGGCTATCACGGCCGCGCCTCCTCGGTGCGTGTCTCCGGCACGCCGGTCCGGCGGCCGAGAGGCCAGCTCAAGGGGCCGGAGGACGCGGCGCCGCGCCACGCGCCCTGCGAGCGGCTGGACTACGAGCTGGAGCTGGCGGTCTGGATCGGACCGGGCAACCCGCTGGGCGAGCCCATCCCGGTCGGCGAGGCGGCGGCGCACGTCGCCGGCTACGGCCTGCTGAACGACTGGTCGGCGCGCGACATCCAGGCCTGGGAGTACCAGCCGCTCGGCCCCTTCCTGGCGAAGAACTTCGGCTCCACCGTCAGCCCCTGGATCGTCACGCCGGAGGCGCTGGCTCCCTTCCGCATCCCCCAGCCGGCGCGGCCGGAGGGCGATCCCGCCCCCCTGCCCTATCTGCTCGACGCGGCGGACCAGCGGCAGGGCGGCTTCGACCTGGCGCTGGAGGTGTCGATCCTGACGCCGGCCATGCGCGCGGCGGGCATGGCGCCGCACCGGCTCGCCCTGTCCAACGCGCGGCACATGTACTGGACGGTGGCGCAGATGGTGACGCACCACGCCTCCAACGGCTGCGACCTGAACCCGGGCGACCTGCTCGGCTCCGGCACGATCTCCGCGCCGGAGCGGGAGGGCTGCGGCTCCCTGCTGGAGACGACGCGGGGCGGACGCGAGCCGGTGGCGCTGCCCTCCGGCGAGACGCGGCGCTTCCTGGAGGATGGGGACGAGGTGATCCTCACCGCCCGTGCCACGCGCGCGGGCGCCGTTCCCATCGGCTTCGGCGCGTGCCGCGCCGCCATCCTGCCCGCCGCCTGA
- a CDS encoding FAD-dependent oxidoreductase: MQVDYQSLRFDYRRCPDQSAPEAVHHPVIVVGAGPVGLATAIDLAQHGQRVLLLDDDHALSHGSRAICFAKRTLEIFDRLGCGAPMVEKGVTWNRGRVFHRDDPVYEFDLLPEGGHHRPAFVNLQQYYVEGFLLDRARAMPEIEIRWHNRVTGVSQDAAGVALTVETPDGAYRLLADYLVAADGARSPVRRALGLESKGRSFRDRFLIADVRMQADFPAERWFWFDPPFHPNQSVLLHQQPDGVWRIDFQLGWDADPEAEKQPDRVIPRVRALLGRDAAFELEWVSVYTFSCLRMERFRHGRVLFAGDSAHGVSPFGARGANSGVQDAENLAWKLALVLRGEAPESLLDSYDAERVAAADENILNSTRSTDFITPKNEASRSFRDATLSLARDCAFARRLVNSGRLSLPSTYAASPLSTPDAEPFAGPMCPGAPAADAPVRQAGRAGWFLDAVGGDFTLVGFGDGGAASRALREGMAALGDLPVPLRPVLVEPGPDASGGALEDAEGLLRARYDAAPGTVYLLRPDQHVCARWRGFDAAAIRAALRRATGRG, translated from the coding sequence ATGCAGGTGGACTACCAGTCCCTCCGCTTCGACTACCGGCGCTGCCCCGACCAGTCCGCGCCCGAGGCCGTGCACCACCCCGTGATCGTCGTCGGCGCCGGTCCGGTCGGCCTCGCCACCGCCATCGACTTGGCCCAGCACGGGCAGCGGGTGCTGCTGCTGGACGACGACCACGCGCTGTCGCACGGCTCCCGCGCCATCTGCTTCGCCAAGCGGACACTGGAGATCTTCGACCGGCTGGGCTGCGGCGCCCCCATGGTGGAGAAGGGCGTCACCTGGAACCGTGGCCGCGTCTTCCACCGCGACGACCCGGTCTACGAGTTCGACCTGCTCCCCGAGGGCGGCCACCACCGCCCCGCCTTCGTCAACCTGCAGCAGTACTACGTCGAGGGCTTCCTGCTGGACCGCGCCCGGGCCATGCCGGAGATCGAGATCCGCTGGCACAACCGCGTGACGGGCGTGAGCCAGGACGCCGCGGGCGTCGCGCTGACCGTGGAGACCCCCGACGGCGCCTATCGCCTGCTGGCCGACTACCTGGTCGCCGCGGACGGGGCGCGCTCGCCCGTGCGCCGGGCGCTGGGGCTGGAGAGCAAGGGCCGCAGCTTCCGCGACCGCTTCCTGATCGCCGACGTCCGCATGCAGGCTGACTTCCCGGCGGAACGCTGGTTCTGGTTCGACCCGCCCTTCCACCCCAACCAGTCCGTGCTGCTGCACCAGCAGCCGGACGGGGTCTGGCGCATCGACTTCCAGCTCGGCTGGGACGCCGATCCGGAGGCGGAGAAGCAGCCGGACCGGGTGATCCCGCGCGTGCGCGCCCTGCTCGGCCGGGATGCGGCCTTCGAGCTGGAATGGGTCAGCGTCTACACCTTCTCCTGCCTGCGGATGGAGCGCTTCCGCCACGGGCGGGTGCTCTTCGCCGGGGATTCCGCGCACGGCGTCTCTCCCTTCGGCGCGCGTGGGGCCAATAGCGGCGTGCAGGACGCGGAGAACCTCGCCTGGAAGCTGGCCCTGGTGCTGCGCGGCGAGGCGCCGGAGTCCCTGCTCGACAGCTACGACGCCGAACGCGTGGCGGCGGCGGACGAGAACATCCTGAACTCCACCCGCTCCACCGACTTCATCACGCCGAAGAACGAGGCCAGCCGCAGCTTCCGCGACGCCACCCTGTCGCTGGCCCGCGACTGCGCCTTCGCCCGGCGGCTGGTGAACAGCGGCCGGCTGTCGCTGCCCAGCACCTATGCCGCCTCGCCGCTGAGCACCCCCGATGCGGAGCCCTTCGCCGGCCCGATGTGCCCCGGCGCCCCGGCCGCCGACGCGCCGGTGCGGCAGGCGGGGCGCGCGGGCTGGTTCCTCGATGCCGTCGGCGGCGACTTCACCCTGGTCGGCTTCGGCGATGGCGGCGCGGCCAGCCGGGCGCTGCGCGAGGGGATGGCGGCGCTGGGCGACCTGCCCGTGCCGCTGCGCCCCGTCCTGGTGGAGCCGGGCCCGGACGCCTCCGGCGGTGCGCTCGAGGATGCGGAGGGGCTGCTGCGCGCCCGCTACGACGCGGCGCCGGGCACCGTCTACCTGCTGCGCCCGGACCAGCATGTCTGCGCCCGCTGGCGCGGCTTCGACGCCGCCGCCATCCGCGCCGCGCTGCGCCGCGCCACCGGCCGCGGCTGA
- a CDS encoding MBL fold metallo-hydrolase — protein sequence MSGFASTKDLAEKTISFDELAPGLYGYTAEGDPNSGVVVGDDSVLVVDAQATPRMAQDVIARIRTVTDKPVKHVVLSHYHAVRVLGASGYEGAEVIASDVTRDLIVERGQQDMDSEIGRFPRLFRGKESIPGLTWPDITFHRRMTLWLGKREVQIIQIGRSHTAGDTIVWLPKERVLFSGDCVEYGATPYCGDAHFADWPGTLDAIRALKPVALVPGRGASLTTPAQIEEGLTGTADFTADLFAIARRGVAEGRSLKQVYDEAMSAMRPKYGHWVIFEHCMPFDVSRAYDEAKGIDHPRIWTAERDVEMWRALEHGTEMKSAELDH from the coding sequence ATGTCCGGCTTCGCCAGCACCAAGGACCTCGCCGAGAAGACGATCTCCTTCGACGAGCTCGCCCCCGGCCTCTACGGCTACACCGCCGAGGGAGACCCCAATTCCGGCGTGGTGGTCGGCGACGACAGCGTGCTGGTGGTGGATGCCCAGGCGACGCCGCGCATGGCCCAGGACGTCATCGCGCGCATCCGCACGGTGACGGACAAGCCGGTGAAGCACGTGGTGCTCAGCCATTACCACGCCGTGCGCGTGCTCGGCGCCTCGGGCTACGAGGGGGCGGAGGTGATCGCCTCCGACGTCACGCGCGACCTGATCGTGGAGCGCGGGCAGCAGGACATGGACAGCGAGATCGGCCGCTTTCCGCGCCTGTTCCGTGGCAAGGAGAGCATCCCCGGCCTCACCTGGCCGGACATCACCTTCCACAGGCGCATGACGCTCTGGCTCGGGAAGCGGGAGGTGCAGATCATCCAGATCGGCCGCTCCCACACCGCCGGCGACACCATCGTCTGGCTGCCGAAGGAGCGCGTGCTGTTCTCCGGCGACTGCGTGGAATACGGCGCCACCCCCTATTGCGGCGACGCGCATTTCGCCGACTGGCCGGGCACGTTGGACGCCATCCGCGCGCTGAAGCCGGTGGCGCTGGTCCCCGGGCGCGGCGCCTCGCTCACCACGCCCGCGCAGATCGAGGAGGGGCTGACCGGCACCGCCGACTTCACCGCCGACCTCTTCGCCATCGCCAGGCGCGGTGTGGCCGAGGGCCGCTCGCTGAAGCAGGTCTATGACGAGGCCATGTCGGCGATGCGCCCGAAATACGGGCACTGGGTCATCTTCGAGCACTGCATGCCCTTCGACGTCTCCCGCGCCTATGACGAGGCGAAGGGCATCGACCATCCGCGCATCTGGACCGCCGAGCGCGACGTCGAGATGTGGCGCGCCCTGGAGCACGGCACGGAGATGAAGTCCGCCGAGTTGGATCACTGA
- a CDS encoding M48 family metallopeptidase — translation MLHRMEHPLTESVPLRVGPAAGPVDCPVRWQRSARARRVSLRIDPRAGEVVVTLPPRGSRRQGMTLLATHAAWVMERLESLSPVIPFADGAGVPLGGTPHVIRHDPVARAGVFLSGNEIVVSGEAAFLPRRVADFLRAEARRRILALSAGHAAALGVKPGPIRLKDTRSRWGSCAPDGTLAFSWRLVMAPGWVLDYVVAHEVAHLRELNHSARFWTLVASRTPHREAAQDWLRRHGPALLRVG, via the coding sequence ATGCTGCACCGCATGGAACACCCGCTGACCGAGAGCGTGCCCTTGCGGGTCGGCCCCGCCGCGGGTCCCGTGGACTGCCCGGTGCGCTGGCAGCGCTCCGCCCGCGCGCGGCGCGTCAGCCTGCGCATCGACCCGCGCGCCGGGGAGGTGGTGGTGACCCTGCCGCCCCGTGGCAGCCGCCGCCAGGGCATGACCCTGCTGGCCACCCATGCCGCCTGGGTGATGGAGCGGCTGGAGTCCCTGTCCCCCGTCATCCCCTTCGCCGACGGGGCGGGCGTGCCGCTGGGCGGGACGCCGCATGTGATCCGCCACGACCCGGTGGCGCGGGCGGGGGTCTTCCTGTCGGGAAACGAGATCGTCGTCTCCGGCGAGGCGGCCTTCCTGCCGCGCCGGGTGGCCGACTTCCTGCGCGCCGAGGCGCGGCGGCGCATCCTGGCCCTGTCGGCCGGGCACGCCGCGGCGCTGGGGGTGAAGCCCGGCCCGATCCGGCTGAAGGACACCCGCAGCCGCTGGGGATCCTGCGCCCCGGACGGGACGCTCGCTTTCTCCTGGCGGCTGGTGATGGCCCCGGGCTGGGTGCTGGACTACGTGGTGGCGCATGAGGTCGCGCACCTGCGGGAGCTGAACCATTCCGCGCGGTTCTGGACGCTGGTGGCGAGCCGGACGCCCCATCGGGAGGCGGCGCAGGACTGGCTGCGGCGGCATGGGCCGGCGCTGCTGCGGGTGGGGTAG
- a CDS encoding MarR family winged helix-turn-helix transcriptional regulator gives MPQESACVARPLCRDCTTLRLADFLPYRISVAAESVSRAFADRYEAEFGLSIPEWRVMAILGEAPPLPTRTVIERTEMDRVKVSRAVIRLVDRGLVLRQPQPEDLRAHVLRLSPQGKELYERIVPRACGLQAELAQALTAEELAALDRILTKLHRRARQLLAPEAGA, from the coding sequence ATGCCGCAAGAATCCGCCTGCGTCGCCCGGCCGCTGTGCCGCGATTGCACCACCCTGCGCCTGGCGGACTTCCTGCCCTATCGCATCTCCGTCGCGGCGGAGAGCGTCAGCCGCGCCTTCGCGGACCGCTACGAGGCCGAGTTCGGGCTGAGCATCCCCGAATGGCGGGTGATGGCGATCCTGGGGGAGGCACCGCCGCTGCCGACGCGGACGGTGATCGAGCGGACGGAGATGGACCGGGTGAAGGTCAGCCGCGCGGTGATCCGGCTGGTCGATCGCGGCCTTGTCTTGCGCCAGCCGCAGCCGGAGGACCTGCGGGCGCATGTGCTGCGGCTCTCCCCGCAGGGAAAGGAGCTGTACGAGCGCATCGTCCCCCGCGCCTGCGGCCTGCAGGCGGAGCTGGCGCAGGCGTTGACGGCGGAGGAGCTTGCCGCCCTGGACCGCATTCTGACCAAGCTCCATCGCCGCGCCCGGCAGCTCCTGGCGCCCGAGGCCGGGGCTTGA
- a CDS encoding MYG1 family protein, producing the protein MLPTDRPPLLATHSGTFHADDCLAYVILTGALDLGAEGSGHALVRTRDHAILKTADIVWDVGASADAAAWRFDHHQAGAPTAPNGAPLSSAGLVWRAVEPASGQSLGHRYVRGVLAKSGFPAVTEETVARIAEAIQAKVVRHVDLVDNGIERAGPTDLCSLVDAFNGAWDSPSQSDPAAFEAEQRQRFLEASHWVAGAVERQIEKERGSAFSYEAVARAWEDCKAGRSGIHPDLLELPRGMPWQRPAFELAMPILYVMSPEADGRWKVQAMPAEKGSFVNRLDMPAAWRGLQDAELEKACGIAGAMFVHRGGHLAIASSREAALALARACLANKLSPAEALRKAWGR; encoded by the coding sequence ATGCTTCCCACTGACAGGCCCCCGCTGCTGGCCACGCACAGCGGCACCTTCCATGCGGATGACTGCCTGGCCTATGTGATCCTGACCGGTGCGCTCGATCTGGGGGCGGAGGGCAGCGGCCATGCGCTGGTCCGGACCCGGGACCACGCGATCCTGAAGACGGCGGACATCGTGTGGGACGTGGGCGCCAGCGCCGATGCGGCCGCATGGCGCTTCGATCACCACCAGGCCGGCGCCCCCACGGCCCCGAACGGCGCACCGCTGAGCTCCGCCGGGCTGGTGTGGCGTGCCGTCGAGCCCGCCAGCGGCCAGTCCCTCGGCCATCGCTACGTGCGCGGCGTTCTCGCGAAGTCGGGCTTCCCGGCCGTCACCGAGGAGACGGTGGCGCGCATCGCGGAGGCCATCCAGGCCAAGGTGGTGCGTCATGTCGACCTCGTGGACAACGGGATCGAGCGCGCCGGCCCCACCGACCTGTGTTCCCTGGTCGATGCGTTCAACGGCGCCTGGGATTCGCCGAGCCAGTCGGACCCCGCGGCCTTCGAGGCCGAGCAGCGCCAGCGTTTCCTCGAGGCCAGCCACTGGGTCGCAGGCGCCGTGGAACGCCAGATCGAGAAGGAGCGCGGATCGGCCTTCTCCTACGAGGCGGTGGCGCGCGCCTGGGAGGACTGCAAGGCGGGCCGGAGCGGAATCCATCCCGACCTGCTGGAGCTGCCGCGGGGCATGCCCTGGCAGCGACCGGCCTTCGAACTGGCGATGCCCATCCTCTACGTGATGAGCCCGGAGGCGGATGGCCGATGGAAGGTGCAGGCGATGCCGGCGGAGAAGGGCAGCTTCGTCAACCGCCTCGACATGCCGGCAGCCTGGCGCGGCCTGCAGGACGCCGAGCTGGAGAAGGCCTGCGGCATCGCCGGGGCGATGTTCGTCCATCGCGGCGGGCATCTCGCCATCGCCTCCAGCCGGGAAGCGGCGCTCGCCCTGGCACGCGCCTGCCTGGCCAACAAGCTCTCACCGGCCGAGGCCCTCCGGAAAGCCTGGGGGCGATAG
- a CDS encoding DUF2783 domain-containing protein, with the protein MPNTQALNTGPNIAAPDEFYEALLAIHQDLTPEQSRLVNARLILLLCNQIGEMGVLRAALAKAREGIMPAGADRTIAVTA; encoded by the coding sequence ATGCCCAACACCCAAGCCCTGAACACCGGGCCGAACATCGCGGCGCCCGACGAGTTCTACGAGGCGCTGCTGGCCATCCACCAGGACCTGACCCCGGAGCAGAGCCGGCTGGTCAATGCCCGGCTGATCCTGCTCCTGTGCAACCAGATCGGCGAGATGGGCGTGCTGCGCGCGGCGCTGGCCAAGGCGCGGGAGGGCATCATGCCCGCCGGCGCCGACCGCACCATCGCCGTCACCGCCTGA